In the genome of Halapricum salinum, one region contains:
- the surE gene encoding 5'/3'-nucleotidase SurE: protein MDEAAPTILLTNDDGIDTTGFRVLYDTLSDVGDVTAVAPDSDKSAVGRAMSSSVSVEEHELGYAVAGTPADCVVAGVEALVPDVDLVVAGCNDGANLGAYVLGRSGTVSAAVEAAFFDVPAIAVSMYIPVREDVTFQSISAEYDAYSEAARATEYLAKHAFGAGVFDHADYLNVNAPMAGGEHGPLKDGERAPIEITEPSTVYQMDAVREGDHVQLHDRIWERMADGDIPDRDGTDRRAVVDGKVSVSPLTAPHTTEHHEALDALAETYPDAW from the coding sequence ATGGACGAGGCCGCGCCGACCATCCTTCTGACGAACGACGACGGGATCGACACGACTGGCTTTCGCGTTCTCTACGATACCTTGAGCGACGTGGGGGACGTCACGGCCGTCGCGCCCGACAGCGACAAGAGCGCTGTCGGGCGTGCCATGTCGAGTTCGGTCTCGGTCGAGGAACACGAACTCGGCTACGCCGTCGCCGGCACGCCCGCCGACTGCGTCGTCGCCGGCGTCGAGGCACTGGTCCCGGACGTCGACCTCGTGGTCGCGGGCTGTAACGACGGCGCGAACCTCGGGGCGTACGTGCTGGGCCGTTCCGGCACTGTGAGCGCGGCCGTCGAAGCCGCCTTTTTCGACGTGCCGGCAATCGCCGTCTCGATGTACATTCCAGTCCGCGAGGACGTCACCTTCCAGTCGATCTCGGCGGAGTACGACGCCTACAGCGAGGCCGCGCGCGCGACCGAATATCTCGCGAAACATGCCTTCGGGGCCGGCGTGTTCGACCACGCCGACTACCTCAACGTCAACGCGCCGATGGCGGGCGGCGAGCACGGGCCCCTGAAAGACGGCGAACGAGCCCCTATCGAGATCACCGAACCGTCGACTGTCTATCAGATGGACGCCGTCCGCGAGGGCGACCACGTCCAGTTGCACGACCGTATCTGGGAACGGATGGCCGACGGCGACATTCCGGATCGGGACGGAACCGACCGCCGCGCAGTCGTCGACGGGAAGGTTAGTGTCTCGCCACTGACGGCCCCGCACACGACTGAGCATCACGAGGCACTGGACGCGCTGGCCGAGACGTATCCGGACGCCTGGTGA
- a CDS encoding response regulator: MADTITVLLVDEDTEVLELTQTFLEREDDALDVETVTSAPAALEELEAASFDCVVSDYSMPEMTGVEFLEAVRERSPGLPFFFFTGKDSTEIEAVAESADITGYVQKGTGTERYGDLAREIRAAVEG, translated from the coding sequence ATGGCCGACACGATCACCGTCTTGCTCGTCGACGAAGATACGGAGGTCCTGGAGTTGACCCAGACCTTCCTCGAACGCGAAGACGACGCACTCGATGTCGAAACTGTCACGAGTGCACCAGCGGCGCTGGAGGAACTCGAAGCAGCGTCGTTCGACTGCGTGGTCAGCGACTACTCGATGCCCGAGATGACCGGTGTCGAGTTTCTCGAAGCCGTCCGCGAGCGCTCGCCGGGACTCCCCTTCTTCTTCTTTACCGGCAAGGACAGCACGGAGATCGAAGCCGTCGCCGAGTCGGCCGACATCACCGGCTACGTCCAGAAGGGAACGGGAACGGAACGGTACGGCGATCTCGCCCGGGAGATCAGAGCCGCCGTGGAAGGATAA
- the gcvH gene encoding glycine cleavage system protein GcvH, giving the protein MSFEIPADLRYLDSHEWVRTTDGSATIGISDFAQDELGDVVFVELPAEGDEISADDDFAVVESIKAVSDIYAPVSGTVTAVNETLLDEPELINEDPYGEGWLVEIDLTDESELEDLLDADAYAEQIE; this is encoded by the coding sequence ATGAGCTTCGAAATCCCCGCGGACCTGCGCTACCTCGACTCCCACGAGTGGGTCCGCACGACCGACGGCAGCGCAACGATCGGCATCTCCGACTTCGCACAGGACGAACTCGGCGACGTCGTCTTCGTCGAACTTCCCGCGGAAGGCGACGAGATCAGTGCCGACGATGACTTCGCCGTCGTCGAGTCCATTAAGGCGGTCTCTGACATCTACGCGCCCGTCTCCGGAACGGTGACGGCCGTCAACGAGACGCTGCTCGACGAACCCGAACTGATCAACGAAGACCCCTACGGCGAGGGGTGGCTCGTCGAAATCGACCTCACAGACGAGAGCGAACTCGAGGACTTGCTCGACGCCGACGCCTACGCCGAGCAGATCGAGTAG
- the gcvT gene encoding glycine cleavage system aminomethyltransferase GcvT: MSRQTPLYQRHTDRGARFTDFGGWEMPVEFDSIRDEHDSVRETVGKFDVSHMGEIELGGPDAPELLQRLTTNDVSGLDPGEAQYTAITDADGIMLEDTVVYRLPDGETYLFVPNAGHDEAMAERCAWIREEWDLEATVDNATTGWAMLAVQGPDAIDRFEAVAGSPFDLGRFEIGERELSGVDCLVASTGYTGERGFEILAPWGDAPTVWDAFDCQPCGLGSRDTLRMEMGFLLSGQDFDPEDEPRDPFSAGLGFVVDLDTEFVGRDALEAVYEEGPTAEFVGVKLIDRGIPRHGHPITTPAGEEIGHVTSGTMSPTLGDPIGLGYVDSEHASADTLVRVVVRDEPKKARIRTTPFVDR, encoded by the coding sequence ATGTCCCGCCAGACACCGCTCTACCAGCGCCACACCGATCGGGGGGCGCGCTTTACGGACTTCGGGGGCTGGGAGATGCCCGTCGAGTTCGACTCGATCCGCGACGAACACGACAGCGTCCGCGAGACCGTCGGGAAGTTCGACGTCTCGCACATGGGTGAGATAGAACTCGGGGGTCCGGACGCGCCCGAACTCCTCCAGCGACTGACGACCAACGACGTCTCGGGACTTGACCCCGGCGAGGCCCAGTACACGGCGATCACCGACGCGGACGGGATCATGCTCGAGGACACGGTGGTCTACCGTCTCCCCGACGGCGAGACCTACCTGTTCGTTCCCAACGCCGGCCACGACGAGGCGATGGCCGAGCGCTGTGCGTGGATCCGCGAGGAGTGGGACCTCGAGGCCACAGTCGACAACGCCACGACCGGCTGGGCGATGCTCGCCGTCCAGGGGCCCGACGCGATCGACCGCTTCGAGGCAGTGGCCGGCAGCCCGTTCGACCTCGGCCGATTCGAGATCGGAGAGCGCGAGCTCTCGGGCGTCGACTGCCTCGTCGCGTCGACGGGCTACACGGGCGAGCGTGGGTTCGAGATTTTGGCTCCGTGGGGGGACGCCCCTACAGTGTGGGACGCCTTCGACTGCCAGCCCTGCGGGCTCGGGTCGCGTGACACCCTCCGGATGGAGATGGGCTTTCTCCTCTCCGGGCAGGATTTCGACCCCGAGGACGAACCCCGTGATCCCTTCAGTGCCGGGCTCGGGTTCGTCGTCGATCTCGACACCGAGTTCGTCGGCCGAGACGCGCTGGAAGCCGTCTACGAGGAGGGCCCGACCGCGGAGTTCGTCGGCGTGAAACTGATCGACCGCGGGATTCCGCGACACGGCCATCCGATCACCACCCCGGCGGGCGAGGAGATCGGCCACGTGACGAGCGGCACGATGAGCCCGACCCTGGGCGATCCCATCGGACTGGGCTACGTCGATAGCGAGCACGCGAGCGCGGACACGCTGGTCAGAGTCGTCGTCCGGGACGAACCGAAGAAAGCACGTATCAGGACCACGCCATTCGTAGATAGATGA
- a CDS encoding DUF7522 family protein, whose product MSTAPARRSDSVVSAARTTLGDSLRSVITFTPSDHEVVYLRRDLADDPVGRRTRSEFVDVERFGFASQGRFNRLSAEHGTEPEIGEYVATIRVCSNGFVARVIVGDHGVLVTTDELDIGSFEELAVTLRKLLAA is encoded by the coding sequence ATGTCAACAGCACCCGCACGCCGGAGCGACAGCGTCGTCAGTGCCGCGAGAACGACCCTCGGTGACTCCCTGCGGAGCGTGATCACTTTCACGCCTAGCGACCACGAAGTCGTCTACCTCCGTCGTGACCTGGCCGACGATCCGGTCGGCCGCCGGACGCGCTCGGAGTTCGTCGACGTCGAGCGCTTCGGCTTCGCCAGCCAGGGACGGTTCAACAGGCTCTCGGCAGAACACGGGACCGAACCCGAGATCGGCGAATATGTGGCGACGATCCGCGTGTGTTCGAACGGCTTCGTCGCGCGAGTCATCGTCGGCGACCACGGGGTTCTCGTCACGACCGACGAACTCGACATCGGTTCGTTCGAGGAACTCGCGGTGACGCTACGAAAACTGCTCGCCGCCTGA
- a CDS encoding 3-hydroxyacyl-CoA dehydrogenase/enoyl-CoA hydratase family protein — protein sequence MDIDDITTISVLGAGNMGHGIAEVAAMAGYDVVLRDIEEELVQDGYEQIEWSLNKLAEKDQLTDEEAEAAIERITPLVDLEEAVSDADVVIEAVPEVMDIKKEVYTEIDEYAPEEAIFATNTSSLSITDLSEVTDRAEQFCGMHFFNPPVRMDLVEVVSGAHTSGETLDAIEDLAVAMDKTPVRVRKDVPGFIVNRILVPLMNEAAWLVEDDVASIAEVDSTTKFDIGLPMGSFELADYVGIDVGYHVLDYMNDELGQRYEPCPLMVEKVEAEQYGQKSGEGFYDYEDGDGADVPMDEADETVKARLLAALANEVAYLIGADVASAEEIDTAVKLGGRWPKGPAKMADEYGLAELYDVIQEAHESSGHPRYEPYEHFAEFAEQGGFYDDSGDEEGSVDFETITLSYPGQKVAHIELNRPQQMNSISLELIEELDAALDVVADDDSVRSLLLTGAGDRAFSAGADFMSIAGSGADPFEAVELSKFGQETFGRLEEIEMPVVAAIDGYCLGGGMELATCADVRVATTRSEFGQPEFNLGLLPGWGGTQRLQRIIGMGRAKEIIFTAERYPAEEMEEFGFVNEVYEPAEFEEQAQAYAAKLAGGPPLAMRYTKRAMSKGWDDHETGLEVESMGFGHVVGSEDVHEGINAFFGDEEPEFEGK from the coding sequence ATGGACATCGACGATATCACTACAATCTCGGTACTGGGTGCCGGAAACATGGGCCACGGCATCGCGGAGGTCGCGGCGATGGCGGGCTACGACGTCGTGTTGCGGGACATCGAAGAGGAACTGGTGCAGGACGGCTACGAGCAGATCGAGTGGAGCCTGAACAAACTCGCCGAGAAGGACCAGCTGACCGACGAAGAAGCTGAGGCGGCCATCGAGCGGATCACGCCGCTGGTGGACCTCGAAGAGGCAGTCTCGGACGCGGACGTCGTGATCGAGGCCGTCCCGGAGGTCATGGACATCAAAAAGGAGGTCTACACCGAAATCGACGAGTACGCCCCCGAGGAGGCGATTTTCGCCACCAACACCTCCAGTCTCTCGATCACCGACCTCTCGGAGGTCACCGACAGAGCCGAGCAGTTCTGCGGGATGCACTTCTTCAATCCCCCGGTGCGGATGGACCTGGTCGAGGTCGTCTCCGGCGCGCACACTTCGGGGGAGACGCTCGACGCTATCGAAGACCTCGCCGTGGCGATGGACAAGACGCCGGTTCGCGTCCGCAAGGACGTTCCCGGGTTCATCGTCAACCGCATCCTGGTGCCGCTGATGAACGAGGCGGCGTGGCTGGTCGAAGACGACGTGGCCTCGATCGCCGAGGTCGACTCGACCACGAAGTTCGACATCGGGCTCCCGATGGGAAGCTTCGAACTGGCCGACTACGTCGGCATCGACGTCGGCTACCACGTCCTCGATTACATGAACGACGAACTGGGCCAGCGTTACGAGCCCTGTCCGCTGATGGTCGAGAAAGTCGAGGCCGAACAGTACGGCCAGAAATCCGGCGAGGGCTTCTACGACTACGAGGACGGCGATGGTGCTGACGTCCCGATGGACGAGGCCGACGAGACCGTCAAAGCCCGGCTCCTGGCCGCGCTCGCCAACGAAGTGGCCTACCTCATCGGGGCGGACGTCGCCTCCGCCGAAGAGATCGACACCGCGGTCAAACTCGGCGGCCGCTGGCCGAAGGGGCCGGCGAAGATGGCCGACGAGTACGGACTCGCCGAGCTCTACGACGTGATCCAGGAGGCTCACGAATCCAGCGGCCATCCGCGATACGAACCCTACGAACACTTCGCGGAGTTCGCAGAGCAGGGCGGCTTCTACGACGATTCGGGTGACGAGGAGGGGAGCGTCGACTTCGAGACGATCACGCTGAGCTATCCCGGACAGAAAGTCGCACACATCGAACTGAACCGCCCCCAGCAGATGAACAGCATCTCGCTGGAGCTCATCGAGGAGCTGGACGCCGCGCTGGACGTCGTCGCGGACGACGACTCGGTCCGCTCGCTACTCTTGACGGGCGCTGGCGACCGGGCGTTCTCCGCCGGGGCGGACTTCATGAGCATCGCCGGGAGCGGTGCGGACCCATTCGAGGCGGTCGAACTCTCGAAGTTCGGCCAGGAGACCTTCGGCCGACTGGAGGAGATCGAGATGCCCGTGGTCGCCGCCATCGACGGCTACTGTCTCGGCGGCGGGATGGAGCTAGCGACCTGTGCAGACGTTCGCGTCGCCACGACTCGCTCCGAGTTCGGCCAGCCGGAGTTCAACCTCGGACTGCTGCCGGGCTGGGGCGGCACCCAGCGCCTCCAGCGGATCATCGGGATGGGCCGTGCCAAGGAGATCATCTTCACGGCCGAGCGCTACCCCGCCGAGGAGATGGAAGAGTTCGGCTTCGTCAACGAGGTCTACGAGCCAGCTGAGTTCGAGGAGCAAGCCCAGGCGTACGCCGCGAAACTGGCCGGCGGCCCGCCACTGGCGATGCGCTACACCAAGCGCGCGATGAGCAAAGGCTGGGACGACCACGAGACCGGCCTGGAAGTCGAGTCGATGGGCTTCGGCCACGTCGTCGGCAGCGAGGACGTCCACGAGGGCATCAACGCCTTCTTCGGCGACGAGGAGCCGGAGTTCGAAGGGAAGTAG
- a CDS encoding acyl-CoA dehydrogenase family protein, with amino-acid sequence MDFELEDHQEQVREEVRKFAANEIEPVATEYDEAEKFPHEIVDKAAEMGLTGANIPMEYGGAGYSTLDVAIITEELFAVDPGIALSIIAASFGSDAIMGFGTEEQKERWLEPVAAGDAIMGTAISEPDTGSDVSSISTRAEKDGDEWVINGNKMWITNGTVGDYFVVMTKTDPEAEGRYNGFSQIVVESDRDGFEAEKITGKLGIRASDTAELIFDNVRVPEENLVGTRGGGFLQLMQFFDETRTAVAAQGVGIAKGAAEAALDYAQEREQFGKPIGEFQAIQHKLADMYTQTEAARQLTYKSAWSVDNKSDQLTMLASMAKEYASRVAVEVADEAVQIHGGAGYVNDFPVERFYRDAKITQIYEGTTEIQKNIIARELMGKGMF; translated from the coding sequence ATGGATTTCGAACTCGAGGATCACCAAGAACAGGTTCGCGAAGAGGTACGGAAGTTCGCCGCAAACGAGATCGAGCCGGTCGCCACGGAGTACGACGAGGCCGAGAAGTTCCCCCACGAGATCGTCGACAAGGCCGCCGAGATGGGGCTCACAGGAGCAAACATCCCGATGGAGTACGGCGGGGCGGGCTACTCGACACTGGACGTCGCGATCATCACCGAGGAACTGTTCGCAGTCGATCCCGGGATCGCTCTCTCGATCATCGCCGCCTCGTTCGGCTCGGACGCCATCATGGGCTTCGGCACCGAAGAACAGAAAGAGCGCTGGCTCGAACCGGTCGCTGCCGGCGACGCCATTATGGGCACGGCCATCAGCGAGCCCGATACCGGTAGCGACGTCTCCTCGATCTCGACTCGCGCCGAGAAAGACGGCGACGAGTGGGTCATCAACGGGAACAAGATGTGGATTACCAACGGCACAGTCGGCGACTACTTCGTCGTCATGACCAAGACCGACCCCGAGGCCGAGGGGCGGTACAACGGCTTCTCCCAGATCGTCGTCGAATCGGATCGCGACGGCTTCGAAGCCGAGAAGATCACCGGCAAGCTCGGGATTCGCGCCTCCGATACCGCTGAACTGATCTTCGACAACGTCCGCGTCCCCGAGGAGAACCTCGTCGGCACGCGGGGCGGCGGCTTCCTCCAGCTCATGCAGTTTTTCGACGAGACCCGGACCGCCGTGGCCGCCCAGGGCGTCGGGATCGCCAAAGGCGCGGCCGAGGCCGCACTCGATTATGCCCAAGAACGCGAGCAGTTCGGCAAGCCCATCGGCGAGTTCCAGGCCATCCAGCACAAGCTCGCTGACATGTACACCCAGACCGAGGCAGCCCGCCAGCTCACCTACAAATCGGCCTGGAGCGTCGACAACAAGAGCGATCAGCTCACCATGCTCGCCTCGATGGCCAAGGAGTACGCCTCCCGCGTGGCCGTCGAGGTCGCCGACGAGGCCGTCCAGATCCACGGCGGGGCGGGCTACGTCAACGACTTCCCCGTCGAGCGGTTCTACCGCGACGCCAAGATCACCCAGATCTACGAGGGCACCACCGAGATCCAGAAGAACATCATCGCCCGCGAACTGATGGGCAAGGGGATGTTCTAG
- a CDS encoding amphi-Trp domain-containing protein, with the protein MPEEVLFKSESDQSREEIASYLRKVADNLDSGNALKLKAGSESVTLNPPARPTFEVKAEREGPAGNMTERSIEFELEWDENDGQEGGGSGQLEIE; encoded by the coding sequence ATGCCTGAAGAAGTTCTGTTCAAATCAGAGAGCGACCAGAGTCGAGAAGAGATTGCATCGTACCTTCGGAAAGTCGCGGACAATCTCGACAGCGGTAACGCTCTCAAGCTGAAAGCAGGCTCCGAATCTGTAACGCTGAATCCCCCTGCCCGACCGACCTTCGAAGTCAAAGCTGAACGCGAAGGCCCGGCTGGCAACATGACTGAACGAAGTATCGAGTTCGAACTCGAATGGGACGAAAACGACGGTCAGGAGGGTGGCGGAAGTGGACAGTTAGAAATCGAGTAG
- a CDS encoding ATP-grasp domain-containing protein, which yields MERNRGIGILCQKSKPVFRDVGERLRNAGFQVRFFHPQSPLSPEQITDLSLIVNKKTLPSALPTLRHARRTGIVLWNNLQALILFSSRLVGLRALSEMGFLTPEVSFEKPDGEYVAKGYYIWNHEPELNGEGDFYQELIPTEPVDYKYYAVNDGSQIHVAGRRVTSKLYGEKQFIGQIEIRPELAASLRELVERFDLRGVGVDLVKDDNGQYWAVDVNLAAGYRDTGLEPALTESIIASLSSK from the coding sequence ATGGAAAGGAATCGCGGTATCGGTATCCTGTGTCAAAAGAGCAAGCCGGTGTTCCGCGACGTAGGCGAGCGTCTTCGGAATGCAGGCTTTCAGGTTCGATTCTTCCATCCCCAATCACCCCTCTCACCAGAACAGATCACCGATCTCTCGTTGATTGTTAACAAGAAGACACTCCCGAGTGCACTCCCAACTCTCAGGCATGCTCGACGGACGGGAATAGTGCTGTGGAACAACTTGCAGGCGTTGATTTTGTTCAGTTCACGGCTTGTCGGTCTTCGGGCGCTTTCGGAGATGGGATTTCTCACACCAGAAGTCTCCTTCGAGAAACCTGATGGCGAGTACGTCGCTAAAGGCTACTACATCTGGAACCACGAACCCGAACTCAACGGCGAGGGTGATTTCTATCAGGAACTGATTCCGACGGAACCAGTCGATTACAAGTATTATGCCGTCAACGACGGGTCACAGATACACGTCGCGGGGCGGCGCGTCACCTCGAAGCTCTACGGGGAGAAACAGTTCATCGGCCAGATAGAGATCAGGCCAGAACTTGCAGCGTCGCTCCGAGAACTTGTTGAACGATTTGACCTTCGGGGTGTCGGGGTTGATCTGGTCAAAGATGACAATGGTCAATATTGGGCTGTCGATGTCAACCTCGCAGCTGGATACCGGGACACTGGACTGGAGCCTGCCCTCACCGAATCGATTATTGCGAGTTTGTCAAGCAAGTGA
- a CDS encoding protein kinase family protein, which yields MGSQGVDDEAAARERIAALVRSPAESRRLLPGVVGLLEAEDDHLRLSAACGICLAGRADPELLPYLIRRLLNRLHADSVRAEAMFAFEYLASQFPEEVDEIVDELREENDGREPLSYARPGGFRRSHIYSPSSNRHDVGRTRLAGDRRDPGPQQVYNDDGEPVKRQPGPKTAAEEGAHETDDDESDPDTSADEESSTDATDDDTATPEAPDGQSGGVHASPDERPDWILDEETLEAILAESAFEDITILAGHEQGLFSENYRTLAVARGTERATALRLFRQPESNTDGFERYLSVALDRWNRVSAASNVISLYDYGQRPQPWAAVAYTEQTLADRDRLPIGEALWNAITLTRTVETLHDNNVIHGGLDPGSIAYTGAIMDENERLTPLIDHVGLIEAFRFHFDPSEYLDPRYAAPEYFDATFGEIDHATDIYQLGAILYRLFTGEAPYDGDDRPVQRQILEGSAVAPSEQVETVPRSVDNVISKAMAAQKLTRYETVAHLEQDLLQLRDHLVTDG from the coding sequence ATGGGATCGCAAGGTGTCGACGACGAAGCGGCCGCTCGTGAACGGATCGCAGCACTCGTCCGCTCGCCCGCCGAGAGCCGTCGTCTCCTCCCGGGAGTGGTCGGACTGCTCGAAGCCGAGGACGACCATCTCAGGCTCAGTGCCGCCTGTGGCATCTGTCTGGCAGGCCGTGCCGACCCTGAGCTGTTGCCGTATCTGATCCGTCGCCTTCTCAACCGGCTCCACGCCGATTCGGTCCGCGCTGAGGCGATGTTCGCCTTCGAGTATCTGGCCTCACAGTTTCCCGAAGAAGTCGACGAAATCGTCGACGAGCTACGCGAGGAGAACGACGGACGCGAACCGCTGTCGTACGCCCGGCCCGGCGGATTCCGGCGGAGCCACATCTACTCGCCGTCGAGCAATCGACACGACGTCGGCCGGACACGCCTCGCGGGCGACCGTCGAGACCCCGGCCCCCAACAAGTCTACAACGACGACGGCGAGCCGGTCAAACGCCAGCCCGGCCCGAAAACGGCCGCCGAAGAAGGCGCGCATGAGACTGACGACGACGAATCCGACCCAGACACGAGCGCTGACGAGGAGTCCAGCACAGACGCGACAGATGACGACACAGCGACGCCGGAAGCGCCCGACGGGCAGTCAGGCGGAGTCCACGCTTCCCCGGACGAGCGTCCAGACTGGATACTAGACGAAGAGACACTAGAAGCGATTCTCGCCGAAAGCGCCTTCGAAGACATCACGATTCTCGCGGGGCACGAACAGGGCCTATTTTCCGAGAACTACCGAACGCTGGCTGTCGCCCGCGGGACCGAACGTGCAACGGCGCTGCGACTGTTTCGCCAGCCTGAGTCGAACACCGACGGCTTCGAGCGGTATCTCTCGGTCGCGCTCGACCGGTGGAACCGGGTCAGCGCAGCCAGCAACGTCATCTCACTGTACGATTACGGGCAGCGACCACAGCCGTGGGCTGCCGTCGCCTACACCGAACAGACGCTGGCCGATCGCGACCGGCTCCCGATCGGCGAGGCGCTCTGGAACGCGATTACACTCACGCGGACGGTCGAGACGCTACACGACAACAACGTGATTCACGGCGGCCTCGATCCGGGTAGCATCGCCTACACTGGTGCGATCATGGACGAGAACGAACGCCTGACGCCGCTGATCGATCACGTCGGACTTATCGAAGCGTTTCGCTTTCACTTCGACCCCTCCGAGTATCTCGATCCACGGTACGCCGCTCCGGAGTACTTCGACGCCACGTTCGGCGAGATCGACCACGCGACGGATATCTACCAGCTCGGGGCGATCCTGTACCGACTCTTTACCGGGGAGGCCCCCTACGACGGGGACGACCGTCCCGTTCAGCGACAGATACTCGAAGGGTCCGCTGTGGCTCCGTCCGAGCAGGTCGAAACGGTTCCCCGGTCGGTCGACAACGTCATCTCGAAAGCGATGGCCGCCCAGAAGCTCACGCGGTACGAGACAGTAGCGCACCTGGAGCAAGATTTACTGCAACTGCGCGACCATCTGGTGACAGATGGCTAG
- a CDS encoding glycerophosphodiester phosphodiesterase — protein sequence MRCIAHRGFAGLYPENTLTAVRQAGQQADMIEVDVRQCRSGDPVVIHDEMVDRVTDETGPVADISLATLQSMDVLGTGEGVPSLEAVLRAMPDGVGLNIDLKERDLVESVIDLTSDFDTEILLSSRDIDALGAAREADPDVDRALLVDSSSEAGIERAASLDCAAIHPHWRLVDFALLERAHRSDLNVNVWTVSDPEKAREYEKMGVDGIIAEEPAACLD from the coding sequence ATGCGCTGTATCGCCCATCGCGGCTTCGCGGGGCTGTATCCGGAGAACACACTGACAGCGGTGCGACAGGCCGGCCAGCAGGCGGACATGATCGAGGTGGACGTCCGGCAGTGTCGCTCGGGCGATCCGGTCGTCATCCACGACGAGATGGTCGACCGCGTGACCGACGAGACTGGACCCGTCGCGGACATCTCGCTGGCGACGCTACAGTCGATGGACGTCCTCGGCACGGGTGAGGGCGTCCCGTCGCTGGAAGCCGTCCTCCGGGCTATGCCTGACGGCGTCGGGCTCAACATCGATCTTAAAGAGCGCGACCTGGTCGAGTCGGTGATCGATCTCACTAGCGACTTCGACACCGAGATTCTGCTGTCCTCACGCGATATCGACGCCCTGGGGGCTGCCCGGGAGGCCGACCCGGACGTCGATCGCGCACTCTTGGTCGATTCCTCTTCTGAGGCGGGGATCGAACGCGCGGCCAGTCTCGACTGTGCGGCCATCCACCCTCACTGGCGGCTGGTCGATTTCGCGCTGCTCGAACGGGCCCACCGCTCGGACCTGAACGTCAACGTCTGGACGGTCAGCGATCCCGAGAAGGCCCGCGAGTACGAGAAGATGGGCGTCGACGGGATCATCGCCGAGGAGCCGGCGGCCTGTCTGGACTAA